One genomic region from Cardiocondyla obscurior isolate alpha-2009 linkage group LG01, Cobs3.1, whole genome shotgun sequence encodes:
- the LOC139102517 gene encoding odorant receptor Or2-like isoform X2, protein MSKDRETANVVCRSVELGLRLIGVWPGTSYAILRRVCCITSMVVFQTFQYQHLIMHFGEKDLLLLIDVLSITMAYSLVLIKLIIFAFNTRLLNAIIVRLADDWKERETSDGYTMTRTTYISRRISNFMIALYALSVFLYATGTLLKYKSNNQTDTRELILKMELPFKIKSTSVHVVVLIIQYVHQTCTASMVGVINSLLITLVLHVCGQIDIVRQKLSEITRKNVKLSGNESVVKRLIIRHQKIIDFSKNIEVLFSNIALIQFVSNTLVICCLGFLIVISIGAPGGSSMLIKSVFFYIVISMEAFIFCFVGEYLSSKSQKIGDAAYESLWYQLNPNQNRDILIMIIRSQKHLTLTVGKVMDLSLKQFASILHVCGQIDILRYRLTNIFSKNSADSVDDITMQKLIIKHQQIITFAENIETLYTYIALIMLLSDTIIICCLGYIIVTSLNTPNVIAILIKCMLFYFAVNFEAFIYCFVGEYLSAKSKMIGDAAYDSHWYNFPAKESRMILLLIMRSQKRLTITSGKIVDLSLEQFTSVRTILCCVINNLYMCNLHIIIIKLLFNFYFF, encoded by the exons ATGAGTAAGGATAGAGAAACAGCGAATGTCGTGTGTCGCTCTGTTGAGCTCGGACTGCGACTGATCGGCGTATGGCCGGGAACGTCATACGCAATTCTGCGTCGAGTGTGCTGCATAACTTCAATGGTGGTGTTTCAGACTTTTCAGTATCAGCATTTGATCATGCACTTCGGCGAAAAAGACCTCTTGCTCCTCATCGACGTGCTAAGCATAACTATGGCCTACAGTCTcgtactaattaaattaattatcttcgcGTTTAACACTCG TCTGCTGAATGCGATCATAGTGCGACTAGCTGATGACTGGAAAGAGCGCGAGACTAGCGACGGATACACGATGACGAGAACGACGTACATCTCCCGACGGATTTCCAATTTCATGATTGCCCTGTACGCGCTCTCGGTGTTCCTTTACGCGACCGGCACTTTGCTGAAGTACAAAAGTAACAATCAGACCGACACCCGAGAGCTGATTCTTAAAATGGAACTGCCTTTCAAAATCAAGAGCACGTCGGTGCACGTAGTCGTACTTATCATACAATATGTTCACCAGACTTGTACGGCTAGTATGGTAGgcgtaataaattctttactAATAACATTG GTTCTTCACGTGTGCGGTCAAATCGACATTGTGCGGCAGAAGCTGAGTGAAATCACGCGAAAGAACGTCAAACTAAGTGGGAACGAGAGCGTTGTGAAAAGGTTAATCATTCGGCATCAAAAGATCATCGATTTTTCCAAAAACATCGAGGTTCTCTTCTCAAATATCGCGCTAATACAATTCGTATCGAACACTTTGGTGATATGTTGCCTGGGGTTTCTCATCGTCATT TCGATCGGTGCACCGGGCGGCTCATCGATGCTAATAAAGTCAGTCTTCTTTTACATTGTGATCAGCATGGAAGCGTTTATATTCTGTTTCGTCGGCGAGTATCTCAGTTCGAAG AGTCAAAAGATCGGTGACGCGGCATATGAATCGCTTTGGTATCAGCTGAACCCGAATCAAAATCGGGACATCCTGATTATGATCATCAGGTCGCAGAAGCATTTGACGCTCACGGTCGGGAAGGTCATGGATCTCTCGCTCAAGCAGTTCGCTAGC ATACTTCACGTCTGCGGTCAAATTGACATTCTTCGATATCGCTTGACAAACATCTTTTCGAAAAATTCGGCGGACTCGGTAGACGACATCACGatgcagaaattaattataaagcacCAGCAAATTATTACGTTTGCGGAGAATATCGAGACTCTTTACACGTACATCGCGTTAATAATGCTCTTATCAGACACGATTATCATATGCTGCTTGGGATACATTATCGTCACC TCGCTTAACACACCGAATGTCATAGCCATCCTGATAAAGTGTATGCTATTCTATTTCGCGGTGAATTTCGAGGCATTCATATACTGTTTCGTCGGTGAATATCTGAGCGCCAAG agcaAAATGATCGGCGATGCGGCATACGACTCTCACTGGTATAATTTTCCAGCCAAAGAGAGCCGGATGATATTGCTGCTCATTATGAGATCGCAGAAAAGGTTAACGATCACGAGTGGAAAAATTGTCGACCTTTCTTTGGAGCAGTTCACTAGCGTAAGAACAATATTATGTtgtgttataaataatttatatatgtgtaatttgcacattattattattaaattattatttaatttttatttcttttaa
- the LOC139102517 gene encoding odorant receptor 13a-like isoform X1 gives MATTTFSRLVRFGLHIYGIRPYKTTTVVFRVYWVIALSIAQTFQYRYCVLNIHTDDFSSYMDGLSSAMAYSLLCIKLIILWTHQRKFFDLMQMISLDWKENDTTNCTSRIMTRSKKLARIASRCIIGVQAVSVCLYSTSIVVSGYTPEKLEPYNRELILKMVLPFNISTELIYETVQLVQFYNIFFVAFGITSINSILVTLILHVCGQIDILRYRLTNIFSKNSADSVDDITMQKLIIKHQQIITFAENIETLYTYIALIMLLSDTIIICCLGYIIVTSLNTPNVIAILIKCMLFYFAVNFEAFIYCFVGEYLSAKSKMIGDAAYDSHWYNFPAKESRMILLLIMRSQKRLTITSGKIVDLSLEQFTSVVKASLSYISVLLAMY, from the exons ATGGCGACGACCACTTTCAGCCGATTAGTCCGGTTCGGCCTTCATATTTACGGTATACGGCCGTACAAAACGACGACTGTCGTATTCAGGGTGTACTGGGTTATAGCGTTGAGCATCGCCCAAACCTTTCAGTACCGGTACTGCGTATTGAACATTCACACGGACGATTTTTCCTCGTACATGGACGGGCTGAGCAGCGCGATGGCTTACTCCTTACTCTGCATTAAACTCATCATTCTTTGGACTCACCAACG aaaatttttcgatcTAATGCAAATGATATCCTTGGACTGGAAGGAAAACGACACAACCAACTGCACATCCCGCATAATGACGAGGTCGAAAAAGCTCGCGCGTATCGCTTCGAGGTGTATTATTGGCGTGCAAGCTGTCTCCGTCTGTTTGTATTCCACCAGTATAGTCGTTTCTGGGTACACCCCCGAAAAATTAGAACCGTACAATCGAGagcttattttaaaaatggtGTTGCCGTTCAACATTAGCACGGAATTGATCTACGAGACAGTTCAACTCGTTCAGTTTTACAACATATTTTTCGTCGCATTCGGTATTACGTCTATCAATTCTATTCTTGTCACTTTG ATACTTCACGTCTGCGGTCAAATTGACATTCTTCGATATCGCTTGACAAACATCTTTTCGAAAAATTCGGCGGACTCGGTAGACGACATCACGatgcagaaattaattataaagcacCAGCAAATTATTACGTTTGCGGAGAATATCGAGACTCTTTACACGTACATCGCGTTAATAATGCTCTTATCAGACACGATTATCATATGCTGCTTGGGATACATTATCGTCACC TCGCTTAACACACCGAATGTCATAGCCATCCTGATAAAGTGTATGCTATTCTATTTCGCGGTGAATTTCGAGGCATTCATATACTGTTTCGTCGGTGAATATCTGAGCGCCAAG agcaAAATGATCGGCGATGCGGCATACGACTCTCACTGGTATAATTTTCCAGCCAAAGAGAGCCGGATGATATTGCTGCTCATTATGAGATCGCAGAAAAGGTTAACGATCACGAGTGGAAAAATTGTCGACCTTTCTTTGGAGCAGTTCACTAGC gtgGTCAAGGCATCGTTGTCATATATATCAGTATTATTAGCAATGTACTGA